One window from the genome of Alkalihalobacillus sp. LMS6 encodes:
- the mfd gene encoding transcription-repair coupling factor, giving the protein MLGLQQFVSRTNELQTIADGIENGKSEQVLSGLTGSSRTVASASLFRETQRNQLIVTHNLFQAQKIYEDLVDLLGEEKVFLYPVNELISAEIAVASPEMKAQRIDVLNRLVGSFSGIVVVPLAGVRRLLPPKTLWEQHQIELNVGKDVQELDTFISRLVSMGYRRSDMVAAPGDMSVRGGIIDMYPLTEENPIRIELFDTEIDSLRYFSLETQRSEGPIETIKIGPAEEVLLTPSHYSHAAKVLEEQLHVTTKKVSNKKTRELLQERIPFELAQLKQAQSFEGMYKYMSFYYESPNTLLSYMSDHAVIWIDEMTRVKEMSENLYKEEAEWHTSMIEQGAIVHGAEMSFELINRLQEVSQPIVYSSLFQKQIPGTKPQQTINVSCKSMQNFHGQMNLLTSEINRWLSNQYTILFIAGTEDRAKRLSLNLSDENIDAHVIEGKTALTKSTVQIFTGHLHAGFELPEEKLVVITEEEVFAKQARKPKRRQTMSNAERIKSYSELAVGDLIVHVNHGVGKYLGVETLEINGVHKDYLNLRYAGNDKLYVPVEQIDQVQKYVGSEEKDPKIYALGGNDWKKVKSKVKSSVEDIADDLIKLYAEREASVGHKFSEDGPEQADFEASFPYQETEDQARAIVEIKEDMEKQRPMDRLLCGDVGYGKTEVAIRAAFKAIMDGKQVAILVPTTILAQQHFETISERFSEFPITVGVLSRFRSRKEQNEVLKGLKAGSVDLVVGTHRLLSKDLVFKELGLLIVDEEQRFGVTHKEKIKQLKSNIDVLTLTATPIPRTLHMSMLGVRDLSIIETPPENRFPVQTYVVEYNPSIVREAIEREMTRGGQVYVLYNRVEDIERMTEQISMLVPDAKVAYAHGQMNERELESIILSFLEGESDVLVTTTIIETGVDIPNVNTLIVSNADKMGLSQLYQIRGRVGRSNRVAYSYFTYQQDKVLTEVAERRLQSIKEFTELGSGFKIAMRDLTIRGAGNLLGSQQHGFIDSVGFDLYSQMLKDAIDERKGNVPKQERFQSELAISVDAYIPERYIPDAKQKIEMYKRFKGIETIDELSDLQDELIDRFGEYPKQVDYLLSLTKIKHLADRYKVEKVAEAKDTITILLSVETTQSIKIASFMEAARAIGRFVTVGTQGDQLKITIKTKSMLSEQILDVTYEVLQAVHRSYLPQDQMTVS; this is encoded by the coding sequence ATGTTAGGATTGCAACAGTTTGTAAGTAGAACGAATGAACTACAAACCATTGCTGACGGAATAGAAAACGGTAAGAGTGAGCAAGTTTTATCAGGTTTAACCGGTTCATCAAGGACCGTTGCCAGTGCATCACTTTTCCGTGAAACACAGCGTAACCAATTGATTGTTACCCATAATTTATTCCAAGCACAGAAGATTTACGAAGATTTAGTTGATTTATTAGGGGAAGAAAAAGTTTTTCTTTATCCTGTTAACGAATTAATCTCTGCAGAAATAGCGGTAGCTAGTCCAGAAATGAAAGCGCAACGCATTGATGTATTAAATCGTCTTGTGGGCTCTTTTTCTGGAATTGTTGTGGTTCCATTGGCAGGTGTACGACGATTATTACCTCCTAAAACGTTATGGGAACAGCATCAAATTGAATTAAATGTCGGTAAAGATGTACAAGAACTCGATACATTTATTAGTCGTCTTGTTTCCATGGGCTATAGACGCTCAGATATGGTTGCAGCACCAGGAGATATGAGTGTTCGTGGTGGTATTATTGATATGTATCCGCTTACGGAAGAGAATCCAATTCGAATTGAACTTTTTGATACAGAGATTGATTCATTACGTTATTTTTCGCTAGAAACCCAACGTTCAGAAGGACCTATCGAGACCATAAAGATTGGACCAGCTGAAGAAGTTCTTTTAACCCCAAGTCATTATAGCCACGCGGCAAAGGTGCTAGAAGAACAACTACATGTGACAACAAAAAAAGTTTCCAATAAGAAGACACGTGAATTACTGCAAGAAAGAATTCCGTTTGAATTAGCGCAATTAAAGCAAGCCCAGTCATTCGAAGGCATGTACAAATATATGTCGTTTTACTATGAAAGTCCAAATACGTTGTTATCGTATATGTCAGACCATGCTGTTATTTGGATTGATGAAATGACTCGTGTAAAAGAAATGTCTGAAAACCTCTACAAGGAAGAAGCTGAGTGGCATACGAGTATGATCGAACAAGGCGCGATTGTTCACGGGGCAGAAATGTCTTTCGAGTTAATTAATCGCTTACAGGAAGTATCGCAGCCGATCGTCTATTCGTCACTCTTTCAAAAGCAAATACCAGGAACAAAGCCACAGCAAACGATTAACGTTTCTTGTAAGTCGATGCAGAATTTTCATGGGCAAATGAATTTGCTGACGTCTGAAATTAATCGATGGTTATCCAATCAATATACGATTTTGTTTATTGCAGGAACTGAAGATCGAGCCAAACGCTTATCGTTAAATCTATCCGACGAAAACATTGATGCCCATGTAATTGAAGGAAAAACAGCGTTAACGAAAAGCACTGTACAAATTTTCACGGGTCATTTACACGCTGGTTTTGAATTACCGGAAGAAAAGCTTGTTGTCATTACAGAGGAAGAAGTGTTTGCCAAACAAGCAAGAAAGCCAAAGCGTCGTCAAACGATGTCAAATGCAGAGCGAATCAAAAGTTATTCAGAACTGGCTGTAGGCGATCTCATCGTGCACGTAAACCACGGTGTAGGGAAATATTTAGGTGTAGAAACGCTTGAAATTAATGGGGTTCATAAAGATTATTTGAACTTACGTTATGCAGGAAATGACAAGCTGTATGTGCCAGTTGAACAAATCGACCAAGTGCAAAAATACGTTGGATCTGAAGAAAAAGATCCTAAAATTTATGCACTGGGCGGCAACGATTGGAAAAAAGTAAAGAGTAAAGTGAAGTCGTCAGTCGAAGATATTGCAGATGACTTAATTAAGCTTTACGCAGAGCGTGAAGCAAGTGTGGGTCACAAATTTTCTGAAGATGGGCCGGAGCAAGCGGATTTTGAAGCTTCATTTCCTTATCAAGAAACAGAAGATCAGGCGCGGGCCATTGTGGAAATTAAAGAAGATATGGAAAAACAACGACCGATGGATCGTTTATTATGTGGTGACGTAGGTTATGGAAAGACGGAAGTAGCAATTCGAGCTGCATTTAAAGCCATTATGGATGGGAAACAGGTGGCTATTCTTGTGCCTACTACGATTTTGGCTCAACAGCATTTTGAAACGATTTCAGAGCGTTTTTCTGAATTTCCAATTACAGTAGGGGTTTTGAGCCGATTCCGGTCTAGAAAAGAGCAAAACGAGGTATTAAAAGGGCTTAAAGCGGGTTCTGTTGATTTGGTCGTTGGAACGCATCGGTTGTTATCTAAAGACCTCGTTTTCAAAGAACTAGGATTACTGATTGTGGATGAAGAGCAACGGTTTGGTGTTACACATAAAGAGAAAATTAAGCAATTAAAGTCAAATATTGATGTCCTAACGTTAACTGCCACACCAATTCCGAGAACGTTGCACATGTCGATGCTGGGTGTTCGAGACTTATCCATTATTGAAACGCCTCCAGAAAATCGTTTCCCTGTGCAGACGTATGTGGTGGAATACAATCCATCGATTGTACGAGAGGCAATTGAGCGTGAAATGACCCGTGGAGGGCAAGTGTATGTCTTATACAATCGTGTGGAAGACATTGAACGGATGACTGAGCAGATTTCGATGCTCGTCCCTGATGCAAAAGTGGCGTATGCTCATGGTCAAATGAATGAGCGGGAACTAGAATCCATTATTTTAAGTTTCTTAGAGGGTGAGAGCGATGTCCTTGTGACTACGACAATCATTGAAACAGGTGTCGATATTCCAAACGTGAACACGTTAATTGTAAGCAATGCAGACAAGATGGGATTATCGCAGCTTTATCAAATTCGGGGTCGTGTCGGACGTTCTAATCGAGTTGCCTATTCCTACTTTACTTACCAGCAAGACAAAGTATTAACGGAAGTAGCAGAACGTAGGCTTCAATCCATTAAAGAGTTTACAGAACTCGGTTCAGGTTTTAAAATTGCGATGCGTGATTTGACGATTAGAGGAGCAGGTAATCTTTTAGGCTCTCAGCAGCATGGATTTATTGATTCTGTTGGGTTTGATCTTTACTCGCAAATGCTAAAAGATGCGATTGATGAGCGGAAAGGCAATGTTCCAAAACAAGAGCGGTTCCAATCCGAGCTGGCAATTAGTGTGGATGCTTATATTCCTGAGCGCTACATTCCAGATGCTAAGCAAAAGATTGAAATGTATAAACGATTTAAAGGCATAGAAACCATTGATGAGCTCTCAGATTTACAAGATGAGTTAATTGATCGTTTTGGTGAATACCCAAAACAAGTGGATTACTTATTAAGTTTAACGAAAATCAAGCACTTAGCTGATCGCTATAAAGTAGAAAAAGTAGCGGAAGCAAAAGACACGATTACGATATTACTGTCTGTTGAAACCACTCAATCGATAAAGATTGCTTCGTTTATGGAAGCTGCTCGAGCCATTGGTCGTTTTGTGACGGTCGGAACGCAAGGAGATCAATTAAAGATTACAATTAAAACAAAGAGTATGTTATCTGAACAAATACTTGATGTGACGTACGAAGTGCTACAAGCCGTGCACCGGTCCTATTTACCGCAAGACCAAATGACCGTTAGCTGA
- the spoVT gene encoding stage V sporulation protein T — translation MKATGIVRRIDDLGRVVIPKEIRRTLRIREGDPLEIFVDREGEVILKKYSPISELGDFAKEYAEALYDSLNHYVLISDRDTYIAVAGASKKEYANKAVGEAVESAMGNRKSYMEANAGEYNIVGDHKDDFKGYVAAPIIASGDPIGAVVIISKSEPLSGKLEQKMAETAAGFLARQMEQ, via the coding sequence ATGAAAGCAACTGGTATCGTTCGACGTATTGATGATTTAGGCAGGGTCGTTATCCCAAAAGAAATAAGACGAACACTAAGAATTCGTGAAGGGGATCCTTTAGAAATCTTTGTCGACCGTGAAGGGGAAGTAATCTTAAAGAAATACTCTCCAATTTCTGAACTAGGCGATTTTGCAAAGGAGTACGCTGAGGCATTATACGATAGCTTAAATCATTACGTTTTAATTTCTGATCGTGATACATATATTGCCGTGGCAGGTGCATCTAAGAAAGAGTATGCCAATAAAGCGGTCGGCGAGGCTGTCGAATCAGCAATGGGCAACCGCAAATCTTATATGGAAGCGAACGCTGGCGAATATAACATTGTTGGTGACCACAAAGATGATTTTAAAGGTTATGTCGCTGCGCCAATTATTGCAAGTGGTGATCCGATCGGTGCCGTTGTCATCATTTCAAAATCAGAACCGTTGTCAGGGAAATTAGAACAGAAAATGGCTGAAACGGCAGCGGGCTTTCTAGCTCGACAAATGGAACAATAA
- a CDS encoding YIP1 family protein translates to MNSFFNVWINPRGVVKTKIEQEAAVQPYGKYLLLAYISGLFSITSSLETEEPMTTTFFILSVFLGAILTAVLSVFLMPLLFKWFGSWIGGKGTLSEVRVAVIYTQVLPQILIGLILLPFIIIIGESYFLSATSTYTVELSAMQEWALLIAALIMITLFIWQFVIMLHGLGEAHGFSAWKSLLVYIIFTAILTVVLIIFMLIIVFTIGVTFI, encoded by the coding sequence ATGAATTCATTTTTTAACGTGTGGATCAATCCACGAGGAGTTGTAAAAACAAAAATTGAGCAAGAGGCGGCTGTGCAGCCGTATGGGAAGTACTTGCTGCTGGCCTATATATCAGGGCTATTTTCCATTACAAGTTCCCTTGAGACAGAAGAACCAATGACCACAACATTTTTTATTTTATCTGTCTTTCTTGGTGCGATTCTAACGGCTGTACTATCGGTTTTTCTAATGCCGCTGCTTTTTAAGTGGTTTGGTAGCTGGATTGGTGGAAAAGGTACGTTGTCTGAAGTTCGTGTTGCGGTGATTTATACGCAAGTTCTGCCGCAAATTTTAATTGGACTCATCCTTTTACCGTTTATTATCATTATTGGGGAAAGCTACTTCTTGTCTGCTACATCAACGTATACAGTCGAACTATCTGCCATGCAGGAGTGGGCTCTTTTAATTGCGGCATTAATAATGATTACTTTATTTATTTGGCAATTTGTGATCATGCTGCACGGTCTTGGCGAAGCTCACGGGTTTTCAGCTTGGAAATCGCTGCTCGTCTACATTATCTTTACAGCGATCTTAACAGTAGTGTTAATAATATTTATGCTCATTATCGTCTTTACCATAGGGGTTACATTTATTTAG